Proteins encoded within one genomic window of Akkermansiaceae bacterium:
- a CDS encoding choice-of-anchor A family protein: MYLASSKVAARTLAALSTACAVFTALTPSALAQSLGAASDYNVFIFGNFTSSGSDTEGRLAVGGNADLTGYSVGTSLPTTGGNTLVVGNNLTFTNGQVNKGNAVYGGSATTSNFGIPNGSLVQGNPIDFAAAQSQLTQLSGSLAGMAANGSFNDHYGTLQFVGTDPALNTFTITAPSVNSANGIQINAPANSTVVINIGGDNIFFDNFGISIANTDKQRVLYNFYEATALTIAGISVQGSVLAPLANVSFTNGNVEGTLIANNVTGGGEYHNYKFQGTLPIPEPSGVALLGLSVVSLAFRRRR, encoded by the coding sequence ATGTACCTCGCATCCAGCAAGGTCGCAGCACGTACGCTCGCGGCCCTTTCAACCGCCTGTGCCGTCTTCACGGCCCTCACTCCCTCCGCCCTCGCCCAGTCACTGGGAGCGGCGAGCGACTACAATGTCTTCATTTTCGGAAACTTCACCTCGTCCGGTTCGGACACGGAGGGAAGGCTCGCCGTAGGTGGCAACGCGGACCTCACCGGCTACAGCGTCGGCACCTCCCTGCCCACCACCGGAGGCAACACCCTGGTGGTTGGCAACAACCTGACGTTCACCAACGGTCAGGTGAACAAAGGGAACGCGGTGTATGGCGGCAGTGCCACCACCTCCAACTTCGGCATCCCGAACGGAAGCCTGGTCCAGGGCAATCCGATCGATTTCGCGGCAGCCCAATCCCAGCTCACCCAACTTTCCGGAAGTCTCGCCGGAATGGCGGCCAACGGTTCGTTCAACGACCACTACGGCACCCTCCAGTTCGTGGGTACGGACCCGGCGCTGAACACCTTCACGATCACCGCCCCCTCGGTTAACTCGGCGAACGGCATCCAGATCAACGCACCGGCGAACTCCACGGTGGTCATCAACATCGGAGGCGACAACATCTTCTTCGACAACTTCGGCATCTCCATCGCCAACACCGACAAACAACGGGTCCTCTACAACTTCTACGAGGCAACCGCGCTCACCATCGCCGGCATCAGCGTGCAGGGCAGCGTCCTCGCCCCGCTGGCGAACGTGTCCTTCACCAACGGCAATGTGGAAGGAACCCTCATCGCCAACAACGTGACGGGCGGCGGCGAATACCATAACTACAAGTTCCAGGGCACCCTGCCCATCCCGGAACCTTCCGGTGTGGCGCTGCTCGGACTTTCCGTCGTCTCCCTGGCATTCCGCCGCCGGAGGTAA